In the genome of Croceimicrobium hydrocarbonivorans, one region contains:
- a CDS encoding exo-beta-N-acetylmuramidase NamZ family protein, with product MLLLLAAILPAQSLRLKSPDSLVVAADRPGAYLASLYDKNVGMVVNHSSALKDGKHLVDFLLENKIKVKKIFSPEHGFRGTASAGAKVESGKDAKTGLPVISLYGNHKKPTAADLEGLDILIFDIQDVGARFYTYISTLSYVMEAAAEHKVKVMVLDRPNPHGYYIDGPVLELKHKSFVGMHPVPIIHGMTVGEYARMVNGEGWLQGSVQCDLEVIPCRNYDHNTAYELPIKPSPNLPNRLAVNLYPSLCLFEGTPVSIGRGTDYPFQLIGAPWFKEFGFSFTPEDRPGAANPPYEGVECKGFVLQDFADSYMDGLGEIYLYWLVESYRMAPDKSKFFKPFFTLLAGTTKLQEQIVQGLTAEEIRASWQDDLRAFQQIRRKYLIYSDY from the coding sequence ATGCTCTTGCTGCTGGCAGCAATTTTACCAGCACAAAGCCTGCGATTAAAAAGTCCGGATAGTTTGGTGGTAGCAGCCGATCGCCCGGGAGCCTATCTCGCTTCTTTATACGATAAAAACGTGGGCATGGTGGTAAACCATAGCTCTGCCTTAAAGGATGGTAAACACTTGGTTGACTTTCTTTTAGAGAATAAAATTAAGGTTAAGAAAATCTTTAGCCCGGAGCATGGTTTTCGTGGTACTGCATCGGCTGGAGCCAAAGTAGAAAGTGGTAAAGATGCTAAAACCGGCTTGCCAGTAATCTCACTATATGGAAATCACAAGAAACCTACGGCTGCCGATTTGGAAGGATTGGATATTCTGATCTTCGATATTCAAGATGTAGGGGCACGTTTTTACACCTATATCAGTACCCTAAGCTATGTTATGGAGGCCGCGGCTGAGCATAAGGTGAAAGTGATGGTCTTAGATCGACCCAATCCCCATGGTTATTATATTGATGGTCCCGTCCTCGAATTGAAGCATAAGTCTTTTGTAGGCATGCATCCGGTGCCCATAATTCATGGAATGACAGTAGGGGAGTATGCCCGTATGGTGAATGGTGAAGGCTGGTTGCAAGGATCTGTGCAATGCGATTTGGAGGTAATCCCTTGTCGAAATTACGATCATAATACCGCCTATGAATTACCAATTAAGCCTTCTCCCAATTTACCTAATCGATTGGCGGTGAACTTATATCCTTCACTTTGCCTCTTTGAAGGCACCCCGGTAAGCATTGGTCGTGGTACTGACTATCCTTTCCAGTTAATTGGAGCCCCCTGGTTTAAGGAATTTGGTTTCAGCTTTACCCCGGAAGACCGCCCCGGCGCTGCCAACCCACCCTACGAAGGAGTGGAGTGTAAGGGCTTTGTACTTCAGGATTTTGCGGATTCCTATATGGATGGATTAGGGGAGATTTACCTTTATTGGTTAGTAGAGAGCTACAGAATGGCTCCGGATAAGTCGAAATTTTTCAAGCCCTTTTTTACCTTATTGGCTGGCACCACTAAGCTTCAGGAACAAATTGTACAAGGCCTTACGGCGGAAGAAATTCGTGCTTCCTGGCAAGATGATTTACGGGCTTTTCAGCAGATACGCCGGAAATATCTGATTTACAGCGATTACTAA
- a CDS encoding ABC transporter permease translates to MSFEFFIARRILKNRSATRKVAKPVLNITVWAIALGLIIMILAISTGNGLRKAIKDKVTGFGGDIQILNYRPNPGYEQVPIVLDAALIDSLKHDPRIKKLQAYGQNAGILKADDLFEGAVLKGVGENYDLHFIQDYITEGHIPKFKDGTFDDSILISANLAQKLKLDLFSDCEMYFLRPNKAPLRRKFTVAGIFRTDFDKLDQSFLVGDLDHVQRLAKWDPHEVGAYEIHLQNIDDPQAFLAELRLKLPFEYDAMDARSLNLQLFQWLDLFDLNIMLILGIIIIVATINMSIALLILIMERTTMIGLLKAMGSKNQSIQSIFIINAAYLMGKGLFWGNLIGISLAWLQDRYGFIKLDPSTYYVSVVSIDLNPWHLIGINLITLAICLICLLIPAYLISRIRPNKAIRFD, encoded by the coding sequence GTGTCCTTTGAGTTTTTTATAGCCCGTCGTATTCTAAAAAACCGATCCGCCACCCGCAAGGTGGCCAAACCGGTCTTGAACATTACCGTTTGGGCCATCGCCTTAGGTTTGATCATCATGATCTTAGCCATTTCTACGGGAAATGGACTGCGTAAAGCGATTAAAGACAAAGTAACCGGATTTGGGGGAGATATTCAAATCCTGAATTATCGACCAAACCCCGGTTATGAACAGGTTCCCATTGTTCTGGATGCTGCTCTCATTGATAGTTTAAAGCATGATCCCCGCATCAAAAAGCTTCAAGCCTATGGTCAGAATGCCGGCATACTAAAAGCTGATGATCTCTTTGAAGGAGCTGTTCTTAAGGGCGTTGGCGAAAATTATGATTTGCATTTTATCCAAGACTATATCACCGAAGGGCATATTCCCAAATTCAAAGACGGGACCTTTGATGATAGTATTTTGATCAGTGCCAATTTGGCTCAGAAATTAAAGCTCGATTTATTTTCCGATTGCGAGATGTATTTCTTGCGTCCGAATAAAGCACCGCTGCGAAGGAAATTTACAGTGGCAGGTATTTTTCGTACCGACTTCGATAAGCTGGACCAATCCTTTCTGGTGGGCGATTTAGACCATGTGCAGCGACTGGCTAAATGGGACCCGCATGAAGTTGGCGCCTACGAAATCCATCTTCAAAATATTGACGATCCCCAAGCATTCTTAGCGGAACTGCGGCTCAAGCTCCCCTTTGAATACGATGCTATGGATGCGCGTAGCCTCAATTTACAGCTCTTCCAGTGGTTGGATCTCTTTGATTTAAACATCATGTTGATTCTAGGCATCATTATCATAGTGGCCACCATTAATATGTCCATTGCCCTCTTAATCCTTATTATGGAGCGCACCACCATGATTGGTCTTCTCAAAGCAATGGGCAGTAAGAATCAAAGCATCCAAAGCATCTTTATTATTAATGCCGCCTACTTAATGGGCAAAGGTTTATTCTGGGGGAATCTCATCGGCATAAGCCTGGCCTGGTTGCAAGATCGATATGGCTTTATAAAGCTCGATCCCAGCACCTATTATGTAAGTGTAGTTAGCATCGATTTGAACCCCTGGCATTTGATCGGCATCAACTTAATTACTCTGGCAATTTGCCTGATTTGTTTGTTAATTCCAGCCTATTTGATCAGTCGCATTCGACCTAATAAAGCCATCCGATTTGATTAG
- a CDS encoding pyridoxal-phosphate dependent enzyme has product MRPIKKVYDNILETIGHTPMIRLNEIVKDFPCEVLAKVEYFNPGNSVKDRMALQMIENAEKEGKLKPGGTIIECTSGNTGMGLALAAIVKGYKLICTLSDKQSKEKMDVLRAMGAELYVCPTNVPPEHPDSYYSVADRLHKEIPNSYYPYQYDNPGNAQAHYDSTGPEIWEQTEGRITHFVVGVGTGGTISGVGKYLKEKNPDIQIWGIDSYGSVFKKYHETGEFDEKEIYSYITEGIGEDILPKNVDFDVIDYFEKVSDKDGALATRELAKKEGLFLGYSCGSAFQGLRQLKDRLKPEDVVVVLFHDHGSRYVGKVFNDDWMRDRGFLTTENSTAGDLVRAHEHLPLVSVQPDEVIAQAIQKMQKHSISQIPVMKDGKQVGSLDDSRLFQAMIEDPGLAEKFVESIMEAPFPEVAPDADVKSVAKLINKDNSAVLVRLNSGALHIITKQDLISALS; this is encoded by the coding sequence ATGCGTCCAATAAAAAAAGTATACGATAATATCCTTGAAACCATCGGCCATACGCCTATGATTCGCTTGAATGAAATTGTAAAAGATTTCCCTTGCGAGGTATTGGCTAAGGTAGAATACTTTAATCCAGGTAACTCGGTGAAGGATCGTATGGCGCTGCAGATGATTGAAAATGCCGAGAAAGAAGGGAAATTAAAACCCGGAGGCACCATTATCGAATGTACTTCAGGGAATACCGGCATGGGTCTGGCCCTGGCCGCCATTGTGAAAGGCTATAAATTGATTTGTACCCTCAGCGATAAGCAGAGTAAAGAAAAAATGGATGTTTTACGGGCCATGGGCGCGGAGCTCTATGTATGTCCTACCAATGTACCACCCGAGCATCCCGATTCTTACTATTCAGTAGCAGATCGTTTGCATAAAGAAATTCCCAATTCTTACTACCCCTATCAGTACGATAATCCTGGCAATGCTCAGGCGCATTACGACAGTACTGGTCCCGAAATTTGGGAACAAACCGAAGGTCGCATTACCCATTTTGTAGTGGGTGTGGGTACCGGTGGAACCATTTCTGGAGTGGGTAAATATTTGAAGGAAAAGAATCCAGATATTCAGATTTGGGGAATCGATAGCTATGGTTCGGTATTCAAGAAATACCATGAAACCGGTGAATTCGATGAAAAGGAAATTTACAGCTATATCACCGAAGGTATTGGTGAAGATATCTTACCTAAAAACGTTGATTTTGATGTAATTGACTACTTCGAAAAGGTAAGTGATAAAGATGGCGCCCTAGCCACTCGCGAATTAGCCAAGAAAGAAGGATTATTCCTGGGCTATTCCTGCGGATCTGCCTTTCAAGGTCTACGTCAATTGAAAGATCGTTTGAAACCCGAAGACGTGGTAGTGGTTCTTTTCCATGACCATGGCAGTCGCTATGTTGGTAAAGTCTTTAATGACGATTGGATGCGTGACCGTGGATTCTTAACCACCGAAAACAGCACCGCTGGCGACCTGGTAAGAGCACATGAGCATTTACCCCTGGTATCGGTTCAACCGGATGAAGTTATCGCTCAGGCCATTCAGAAAATGCAGAAACACAGCATTTCCCAGATCCCAGTGATGAAGGATGGCAAACAAGTAGGATCCTTGGATGATAGCCGACTTTTCCAGGCCATGATTGAAGATCCAGGTTTGGCAGAAAAATTTGTGGAAAGCATTATGGAAGCGCCCTTCCCCGAAGTTGCCCCTGATGCCGATGTGAAAAGCGTTGCCAAATTGATCAATAAAGATAACTCAGCTGTTCTGGTTCGCCTGAATAGCGGAGCCTTGCATATCATTACCAAACAGGATTTAATTTCTGCTTTAAGCTAA
- a CDS encoding ABC transporter substrate-binding protein, whose translation MPEFRDQIGRSLILEVRPRRIISLVPSLTELIVDLGLESELIGLTSWCVHPTGLRERKTVIGGTKNPDIEQIKGLKPDLILANKEENLQEHIEELAQSIPVYVSDVRNLDQAIELISSLGTVVSKAKEAQAMADQAKALLQKLKVSENRRFLYFIWKEPYMVASTDTYSSALFEACGFVNAAPENKGRYPQLSLDEIDALKVDIIFLSSEPYHFNSGESKELSPYASKVWLVNGEFFTWYGSRILKSLHYLKQEPFALI comes from the coding sequence TTGCCGGAATTTCGGGATCAAATAGGACGCAGTTTAATTCTTGAAGTAAGACCCCGGCGTATCATATCGTTGGTTCCTTCCCTCACTGAACTAATTGTGGATTTGGGCCTGGAATCAGAGCTGATCGGGCTAACCTCCTGGTGCGTGCATCCTACTGGTTTACGGGAGCGTAAAACCGTAATTGGCGGCACCAAAAATCCTGATATTGAGCAAATCAAAGGCTTAAAGCCAGATTTAATCCTAGCCAATAAGGAAGAAAATCTTCAAGAACATATTGAGGAGCTGGCCCAAAGCATTCCGGTCTATGTTAGTGATGTTCGCAATCTGGATCAAGCGATAGAACTGATTAGCAGCTTAGGCACTGTAGTTTCAAAAGCTAAAGAAGCCCAAGCTATGGCTGATCAAGCCAAGGCTCTTCTTCAGAAATTGAAAGTTTCCGAAAACAGACGATTCTTGTATTTCATCTGGAAAGAGCCGTATATGGTGGCCAGCACAGATACTTATAGTTCTGCTCTTTTTGAGGCCTGCGGATTTGTAAATGCTGCACCTGAAAACAAAGGACGCTATCCCCAATTAAGCCTCGATGAAATTGACGCCCTGAAGGTAGATATCATCTTTTTAAGCTCGGAACCCTATCATTTTAACAGTGGAGAAAGCAAGGAACTTTCTCCTTATGCCTCCAAAGTATGGCTGGTAAACGGTGAGTTTTTCACCTGGTATGGCAGTCGTATTCTTAAGAGTCTGCACTATTTAAAGCAAGAACCCTTTGCTTTAATTTAA